The Herbiconiux sp. A18JL235 region GGCCGAGCTCACCGAGCTCTTCGGCGTGAACATCCCGCTGCGCTGGTCGATCGCCCACCTGCACCAGGCGGTGGTCGACGCCGAGCCGCACGTGGCGGAGATCGACTTCGTCACTACCCTCGCCGGGTACGTTCACCGGAAGCTCACCGGCCGCCGTGTGCTCGGTGTCGGCGATGCCTCCGGCATGTTCCCGATCGACTCCACGACGAGGGACTACGACGCAGAGCTGCTCGAGCGCTACGCCGGGCTCGCCGCCCCGCGTGCGGCCGGCATCGACCTCGCTGCCGTGCTCCCCGAAGTGCTCGTGGCCGGCGAGGCCGCGGGCGAGCTCACCGCGGAGGGGGCGGCGCTGCTCGACCCCACGGGGGCACTCGCCCCCGGCATCCCGTTCTGTCCGCCGGAGGGCGACGCCGGCACGGGCATGGTCGCCACCGACGCCGTCGCTCCCCGCACCGGCAACGTGAGCGCGGGCACGAGCATCTTCGCCATGGTGGTGCTCGAACGCCCTCTCGGCGGCCTCCACCACGAGCTCGACCTGGTCACCACACCCGCCGGCGACACCGTCGCGATGGTGCACTGCAACAACGGGGCGAGCGAGCTCGCCGCGTGGGCCGGCCTGTTCGGCGCCTTCTCGACGGCTGCGGGTACCCCGCTCGGCTCCGACGCGGTGTTCGACGCCCTCTTCGGCGCAGCCCTCGAGGGTGAGGCCGACGCCGGCGGGCTCCTCGCCTACAACCACCTCGCGGGCGAACCCATCGCCGGGCTCGACGAGGGCCGACCGCTGGTGGTGCGGAGCCCCGACAGCAGACTCACCCTCCCCAACTTCGTGCGGGCACAACTCTACGGGGTGTTCGGCACCCTCAGCCTGGGCATGCGCGTGCTGAGCGACGAGGGGGTCGAGCTCGACCGCATGTTCGCGCACGGAGGGATGTTCCGCACAGCAGGGGTCGCGCAGCGCTTCCTCGCCGGCGCGCTCGACGCCCCCGTGGCGGTCGCCGCCACCGCCTCCGAGGGCGGGGCCTGGGGCATCGCCGTGCTCGCGTCGTTCCTCAGGGCACGCACGCAGGCCGCCGGGGCGGGCCAGGCACTCGACCTCGGCGCCTACCTCGACGACACGGTGTTCGCGGGCGCGGAGTTCTCGACCGCCGAGCCGCTTGCGAGCGACGTCGCCGGCTTCGCCGCCTATCTCGAGCGCTACCGCGCCGGCCTCGCCGTCGAGCGCGCCGCCGTCGAGAACCTCGGCTGACCCACCGACCGCCGCACACCGTCCGACTCCGCTCGCACTCCGCCCCCGCCACCCGACCACCGCCACCGCGCGAACCAAGGCCACACACCAGCCACCGACCACCGCACCACCCGCGCCCCGACGGGGCACCGCATCCGCCCCGCCCCGACCGCTCCACCGCATCCGCCCCACCAGGAAGGACCGACACCGTGACCACCACGGAGCCACCCGCCGTACCCGCCCATCTCGAGGAGACGATCGCGCGCCTGCGCACCGAGGTCGCCGCGCTGCACGCCCAGCTCACCCGCTACGGCCTCGTGGTGTGGACGGGTGGCAACATCTCGGGCCGTGTGCCGGGAGCCGACCTCTTCGTCATCAAGCCCTCCGGCGTCGACTACGACGACCTCGCCGCCGACAACATGATCCTCTGCGACCTCGACGGGAACGTCGTTCCGGGAACCCCCGGTTCCGACCGCTCCCCCTCGAGCGACACCGCCGCTCACGCCTACGTCTACCGCAACATGCCCGACGTGGGCGGTGTCGTGCACACCCACTCGCCCTACGCCGTGGCCTGGGCGGCGCTCGGCGAGCCGATCCCCTGCGTCACCACGGCGATGGCAGACGAGTTCGGCGGCGAGGTGCCCATCGGCCCGTTCGCCATCATCGGCGACGACTCCATCGGCCGCGGCATCGTGGAGACCCTCCAGGGCCACCGCTCCCGCGCCGTGCTGATGAAGAACCACGGCCCGTTCACCATCGGCAAAGACGCACGCGACGCCGTCAAAGCAGCGGTGATGGTCGAAGACGTGGCCCGCACCGTGCACTTCTCCCGCCAGCTCGGCACCCCGCAGCCGATCGCCCCCGAGGCCATCGACGCCCTCTTCGACCGCTACCAGAACGTCTACGGACAGAACCCGACAGGATCACTGAATTGAGCACTCGCACTCCTCTCTCCACCTCCCTCGACCCCTACGAGATCTGGTTCTTCACCGGCAGCCAGAACCTCTACGGCGAGGAGACCCTGCGCCAGGTCGCCGAGCAGTCGCAGGAGATCGCGGCGACCCTCGAGGCCGCCTCCAGCATTCCCGTGAAGATCGTCTGGAAGCCCGTGCTGAAAGACTCCGAGTCGATCCGCCGCGCCGCCCTCGACGTCAACGCCGACGACTCGGTGATCGGCGTCATCGCCTGGATGCACACCTTCAGCCCCGCCAAGATGTGGATCGCCGGTCTCGACGCCCTGCAGAAGCCGCTGCTGCACCTGCACACCCAGGCCAACGTCGAACTCCCCTACGCCGAGATCGACTTCGACTTCATGAACCTCAACCAGGCGGCGCACGGCGACCGCGAGTTCGGGTACATCCAGACCCGCCTCGGCGTGGCCCGCAAGACCGTCGTGGGTCACGCCTCGAACCCCGAGGTGCAGTCGAAGATCGGCGAGTGGGCTCGCGCCGCCGCCGGCTGGCAGGCCGTCAAGACGCTGAAGCTCGCTCGCTTCGGCGACAACATGCGCTACGTCGCCGTGACCGAGGGCGACAAGACCGAGGCCGAGCTGAAGTTCGGCGTGCAGGTGAACACCTGGGGCGTCAACGAGCTGGCGGATGCGGTGGCCGCCGCTCCGGAGTCGGAGATCGACGCGCTGGTGGCCGAGTACGAAGAGCTCTACGACGTCGTGCCCGAGCTCCGCGCGGGCGGCGACCGCCACCAGTCGCTGCGCGACGGTGCCGCCATCGAGATCGGTCTGCGCTCGTTCCTCGAGGAGGGCGGCTTCGGTGCCTTCACCACGAGCTTCGAAGACCTGGGCGCGCTGAAGCAGCTGCCCGGCCTCGCGGTGCAGCGCCTCATGGCCGAGGGCTACGGCTTCGGCGCCGAGGGTGACTGGAAGACGGCGATCCTCGTGCGCGCCGCGAACGTGATGGGCGCAGGCCTCCCCGGCGGCGCGAGCCTCATGGAGGACTACACCTACGACCTCGTCCCCGGAGCCGAGACCATCCTCGGCGCCCACATGCTCGAGGTGAGCCCGTCGCTCACCTCCGCCAAGCCGAGCCTCGAGATCCACCCGCTCGGCATCGGCGGCAAAGACGACCCCGTGCGCCTCGTGTTCACCGCCGACCCCGGCCCCGCCGTCGTGGTGGCGATGAGCGACCTGCGCGACCGCTTCCGGCTCGTGGCGAACGTCGTCGAGGTGGTCGAGCCGCGGGCGGCGCTCCCCCACCTCCCCGTCGGCCGCGCCGTCTGGCGCCCTGCGCCCGACTTCGCCACCTCGGCCGCGGCCTGGCTGACGGCAGGCGCCGCGCACCACACGGTGATGTCGACGGCCGTGGGCATCGAGGTCTTCGAAGACTTCGCCGCCATCGCCCGCACCGAGCTCCTCCGCATCGACGCCGACACCACCCTGCGCGGCTTCGCCAACGAGGTGCGCTGGAACCAGGCGTACTACCGGCTCGCCCAGGGCCTGTAGGTTCTCGGGTTCACGCGACCCGAGATTCCCCGACCAGAGGAGGCCGGCCGCATCCGATTACTCGGTGCGGCCGGCCTTCGCCGTACCGAGGGGCCCTCTCAGAACCGCGCCTCTTCGGCGAACGGGTCGCGCACGCCATCGGTGGCTCGCACAGCACGGGGCCGGTAGCCGTCTCGGGCAAGGTCGACGACGGTGGCGACGATTCCGAGCACAGCCGCGAGCGCGAGAACGATCAGCATGAGAATCATGAGCACCTCCGAGGGATTGGCATGGCATCAGCGGATGGCGACCTGAGCTGGACGCCGATTGGCTCTACTCTCCCGGATCCTCGCGGTCCACTTCAAGATGCCAATATGCGAGCAGTGGAGTGCCCTGCCTCAGCGGCACGCAGTAGCGTGGACGGCGATGGACTTCGTCACCTCTCCCACCGGCGGCACCCGGATCGCGTACCGCGTGACGGCGGCCACGACTCCGACGGTCACCGCCGCACCACCCGCACTGCTCGTGCACGGCACCGCTCTCTCACAGGCCATCTGGCGCGGCTTCGGCTATCTGCGTGAGCTCGCCGCCGACCGGCCCGTCGTCACCGTCGATCTGCGCGGCCACGGGCGCAGCGACAAGCCACGCGGTATCCATGACTATGCGATGCAGCACTTCGTCGACGACGTGATCGCGCTGCTCGACCACCTCGGGCTCGACCGCGTTCACTACGCCGGATACTCCCTCGGCGGCCGGCTGGGCTTCTCGCTGGCCGCCGAGCATCCGCAGCGCCTGGCGAGTTTCGCGAGCATCGCCGGGGCGCCCGGCACGGGCTCAGGCGTGTTCGATCGGGTGTTCTTCCCGGACAGCATCGCCGCCCTCGAGCGCGGCGGGGTCGAGCTGTTCCTCGAGGAGTGGGCCGCAGCATCCGGACACGACATCGACCCCGCCACCCGCGGAGCGTTCCTCGCGAACGACGCCGCCGCCCTCGCCGCCTACATGCGCGCGGCGGAGCAGGCCGAACGGGTGGAGGATGCGGCGATCGCCGCGCTCCCGATGCCGGTGCTGCTCGTCGCCGGCACCCGCGACCGGCCGCGGCTCACCGCTGCCGAGCACGTGCGCGCGCTGCTGCCCGAGGCGCGGCTGCTGCTCGTCGAGGGCGCCGACCACGGCAGCACGCCGCGGCGGCCGGAGGTCGCGCCGGCGCTCCGCGAGTTCTTCGCCGCCGTCGACGCGGCAGCAGCCTCCGCCTGACTCGCGCGACACGACGGAGTTCTCCCGGCGAGACGGGCTCTGACTCCGTCGTGAGGACGTCACGCGCCGAGCTTCCGTCGTTGGGCCGAGGCGCGCGGCGCGGCGCCGCGCGTCAGCCGACGAGGTTCTGCGCGAAGACGTGAGGGGTGAATCCGGTGAGGTCGTTGATGCCCTCGCCCTGGCCCACGAGCTTGATGGGGATGCCCGTCTTCTCCTGCACCGCGAGCACGAAACCGGCCTTGGCCGAGCCGTCGAGTTTCGTGATGACGAGCCCCGTGACCCCGGCGTGCTGCACGAACGCGTCGGCCTGGGCGAGCCCGTTCTGACCGGTGGTGGCGTCGAGCACGAGCAGCACCTCCGACACGGGCGCCTGCTTCTCGATGACGCGGCGGATCTTGCCGAGCTCGTCCATCAGCCCGCCCTTGGTCTGCAGTCGGCCGGCGGTGTCGATGATGACGATCTCGGTGCCGTTCGCCGTGGCCCGCTCGATGGTCTGGAACGCCACCGACGCCGGGTCCTGTCCCTCGTGCTGCGGCCGCACGATGTCGACGCCGGCACGCGTTGCCCACGTGGCGAGCTGCTCGACCGCGGCGGCACGGAAGGTGTCGGCCGCGCCCACCACGACCGAGCGGTCGTAGGTGCGGAGGAACCGCGCGAACTTGCCGATCGTCGTCGTCTTGCCGACGCCGTTCACGCCGACCACCAGTACCACGGCGGGGCGCTCGGTGAGCTTCAGGGTGGGGTCGTACTTCGAGAGCCGCTCCTCCATCGTCTCGCGCAGCATCCGTTGCAGGTCGCGCGGGTCGGTGGTGGAGTAGCGCTGAACCTTCGCCCGGAGGTCGTCGACGACCTCCTCCGTGACGGTCGGGCCGAAGTCGGCCTTGAGAAGAGCGCTCTCGAGGTCGTCCCAGGTGTCGTCGTCGATGGTGCGCTTCGCGAACATGCCGCGGAGCGCGCCCGAGAGCGACCAGCTGCGTTCAGCCAAGACGCTCGGCGACCTCTCGTGCCGAGGGGTTCGTGGCGGTGGAGCCATCGGGGAAGACGAGGGTCGGCACCGTCTGGTTGCCGCCGTTCACCGAGGCGACGAGCTCGGCGGTGCCCTCGACCTCCTCGATGTTCACCTCGGTGTAGTCGATTCCCTGG contains the following coding sequences:
- a CDS encoding xylulokinase gives rise to the protein MTSAVPPEATSPEAAAILGRRTSLGIEFGSTRIKACLIDDDATVLAVGSHDWENSFVDRLWTYPLDEVWTGLQSAYAALVADAEERHGVRPEGFGAIGVSAMMHGYLPFDSAGELLVPFRTWRNTTTGVAAAELTELFGVNIPLRWSIAHLHQAVVDAEPHVAEIDFVTTLAGYVHRKLTGRRVLGVGDASGMFPIDSTTRDYDAELLERYAGLAAPRAAGIDLAAVLPEVLVAGEAAGELTAEGAALLDPTGALAPGIPFCPPEGDAGTGMVATDAVAPRTGNVSAGTSIFAMVVLERPLGGLHHELDLVTTPAGDTVAMVHCNNGASELAAWAGLFGAFSTAAGTPLGSDAVFDALFGAALEGEADAGGLLAYNHLAGEPIAGLDEGRPLVVRSPDSRLTLPNFVRAQLYGVFGTLSLGMRVLSDEGVELDRMFAHGGMFRTAGVAQRFLAGALDAPVAVAATASEGGAWGIAVLASFLRARTQAAGAGQALDLGAYLDDTVFAGAEFSTAEPLASDVAGFAAYLERYRAGLAVERAAVENLG
- a CDS encoding L-ribulose-5-phosphate 4-epimerase, with the translated sequence MTTTEPPAVPAHLEETIARLRTEVAALHAQLTRYGLVVWTGGNISGRVPGADLFVIKPSGVDYDDLAADNMILCDLDGNVVPGTPGSDRSPSSDTAAHAYVYRNMPDVGGVVHTHSPYAVAWAALGEPIPCVTTAMADEFGGEVPIGPFAIIGDDSIGRGIVETLQGHRSRAVLMKNHGPFTIGKDARDAVKAAVMVEDVARTVHFSRQLGTPQPIAPEAIDALFDRYQNVYGQNPTGSLN
- the araA gene encoding L-arabinose isomerase, which encodes MSTRTPLSTSLDPYEIWFFTGSQNLYGEETLRQVAEQSQEIAATLEAASSIPVKIVWKPVLKDSESIRRAALDVNADDSVIGVIAWMHTFSPAKMWIAGLDALQKPLLHLHTQANVELPYAEIDFDFMNLNQAAHGDREFGYIQTRLGVARKTVVGHASNPEVQSKIGEWARAAAGWQAVKTLKLARFGDNMRYVAVTEGDKTEAELKFGVQVNTWGVNELADAVAAAPESEIDALVAEYEELYDVVPELRAGGDRHQSLRDGAAIEIGLRSFLEEGGFGAFTTSFEDLGALKQLPGLAVQRLMAEGYGFGAEGDWKTAILVRAANVMGAGLPGGASLMEDYTYDLVPGAETILGAHMLEVSPSLTSAKPSLEIHPLGIGGKDDPVRLVFTADPGPAVVVAMSDLRDRFRLVANVVEVVEPRAALPHLPVGRAVWRPAPDFATSAAAWLTAGAAHHTVMSTAVGIEVFEDFAAIARTELLRIDADTTLRGFANEVRWNQAYYRLAQGL
- a CDS encoding alpha/beta fold hydrolase — encoded protein: MDFVTSPTGGTRIAYRVTAATTPTVTAAPPALLVHGTALSQAIWRGFGYLRELAADRPVVTVDLRGHGRSDKPRGIHDYAMQHFVDDVIALLDHLGLDRVHYAGYSLGGRLGFSLAAEHPQRLASFASIAGAPGTGSGVFDRVFFPDSIAALERGGVELFLEEWAAASGHDIDPATRGAFLANDAAALAAYMRAAEQAERVEDAAIAALPMPVLLVAGTRDRPRLTAAEHVRALLPEARLLLVEGADHGSTPRRPEVAPALREFFAAVDAAAASA
- the ftsY gene encoding signal recognition particle-docking protein FtsY — protein: MAERSWSLSGALRGMFAKRTIDDDTWDDLESALLKADFGPTVTEEVVDDLRAKVQRYSTTDPRDLQRMLRETMEERLSKYDPTLKLTERPAVVLVVGVNGVGKTTTIGKFARFLRTYDRSVVVGAADTFRAAAVEQLATWATRAGVDIVRPQHEGQDPASVAFQTIERATANGTEIVIIDTAGRLQTKGGLMDELGKIRRVIEKQAPVSEVLLVLDATTGQNGLAQADAFVQHAGVTGLVITKLDGSAKAGFVLAVQEKTGIPIKLVGQGEGINDLTGFTPHVFAQNLVG
- a CDS encoding mycoredoxin; translation: MSAPTIDTYTPDAGSVTMFSTSWCGYCARLKQQLKAQGIDYTEVNIEEVEGTAELVASVNGGNQTVPTLVFPDGSTATNPSAREVAERLG